One Coleofasciculus chthonoplastes PCC 7420 DNA segment encodes these proteins:
- a CDS encoding DUF5131 family protein has protein sequence MASTHTGIEWTDRTWNPTTGCNKVSPGCTHCYAEALTKRFHQNFPNGFDLTLHRERIKEPLRWRKPSRIFVNSMSDLFHEDVPIGFLKDVFDVMGQTPQHIYQILTKRHEHLVELASQLEWHNNIWMGVSVENQDYVHRVDSLRQVPANVRFLSCEPLLGDLHLNLTDIHWVIVGGESGNRYRPMKLEWAQSIRDQCQRFDVAFFFKQWGGRTPKAGGRELDGKIWDEMPLAWNSHRQAKKKCIYKLVS, from the coding sequence ATGGCTAGCACTCATACAGGTATCGAGTGGACAGACCGAACATGGAACCCCACAACTGGTTGCAACAAAGTTAGTCCAGGTTGTACCCATTGTTATGCAGAAGCACTAACTAAACGGTTTCATCAGAATTTTCCCAATGGATTTGATTTAACCCTGCATCGGGAACGCATAAAAGAACCCTTGCGTTGGCGCAAGCCAAGTCGCATTTTTGTCAACTCTATGAGTGATCTTTTTCACGAAGACGTGCCTATCGGATTTCTCAAAGACGTGTTTGATGTGATGGGTCAAACTCCGCAGCATATCTATCAAATTTTGACCAAACGACATGAACATTTAGTTGAATTAGCGTCTCAGTTAGAATGGCATAACAATATTTGGATGGGGGTATCGGTTGAAAATCAGGACTATGTTCATCGGGTTGATTCCCTGCGACAAGTTCCAGCCAATGTGCGTTTTCTCTCTTGTGAACCACTTCTCGGTGATTTACATCTTAATTTAACGGATATTCATTGGGTTATTGTGGGTGGCGAATCGGGAAATAGATATCGTCCGATGAAGTTAGAGTGGGCGCAAAGTATTCGTGATCAATGTCAGAGGTTTGATGTCGCATTTTTCTTTAAACAATGGGGAGGTAGAACTCCAAAAGCTGGAGGAAGAGAACTGGATGGGAAGATTTGGGATGAGATGCCATTAGCTTGGAATAGCCACAGACAAGCAAAAAAAAAGTGTATATATAAGCTAGTCAGTTGA